A part of Sparus aurata chromosome 19, fSpaAur1.1, whole genome shotgun sequence genomic DNA contains:
- the atp8a2 gene encoding phospholipid-transporting ATPase IB isoform X6, producing the protein MSGTTSQADPVDATARTVLLNRPQNTKFCDNHVSTTKYGVLTFLPRFLYEQIRRAANAFFLFIALMQQIPDVSPTGRYTTLVPLIFILTVAGIKEIIEDYKRHKADNTVNKKKTTVLRNGAWQTIIWKQVAVGDIVKVTNGQHLPADMVIVSSSEPQAMCYTETSNLDGETNLKIRQGLTLTAGAQSLEDLIALSGRLECEGPNRHLYDFTGTLRLENQNPAPLGPDQVLLRGAQLRNTQWVVGIVVYTGHDSKLMQNSTKAPLKRSNVERVTNMQILVLFGILLVMALVSSVGAAIWNIEHTEESCWYLSRAGDISTNFAYNLLTFIILYNNLIPISLLVTLEVVKFTQALFINWDVEMYYSETDTPAMARTSNLNEELGQVKYLFSDKTGTLTCNVMHFKKCTIAGITYGHFPDLDCDRSMEDFSNLPSSSNNSTEFDDPALIQNIEKNHPTSPQICEFLTMMAVCHTVVPEREENQIIYQASSPDEGALVKGAKGLGFVFTARTPHSVIIEARGKEMSYELLNVLEFSSNRKRMSVVVRTPDRKLRLYCKGADNVIFERLTEASQYKDLTIAHLEQFATEGLRTLCFAYVDLEEEAYQEWLKEYNRISTVLKDRAQKLEECYELLEKNLMLLGATAIEDRLQAGVPETIATLMRADIKIWVLTGDKQETAINIGYSCRLVTHGMSLIIVNEDSLDATRATLTAHCSSLGDSLRKENELALIIDGQTLKYALSFELRQAFLDLALSCKAVICCRVSPLQKSEIVDMVKKHVKAITLAIGDGANDVGMIQTAHVGVGISGNEGMQATNSSDYSIAQFSYLEKLLLVHGAWSYNRVTKCILYCFYKNVVLYIIELWFAFVNGFSGQILFERWCIGLYNVIFTALPPFTLGIFDRPCSQQNMLRFPQLYRITQNAEGFNTKVFWGHCINALIHSIILFWFPLKMLEHDSPFSDGKGNDYLFVGNMVYTYVVVTVCLKAGMETTAWTRFSHLAVWGSMVLWMVFFAVYSAIWPTIPIAPDMLGQAGKVMQCWYFWLGLILVPTACLLKDFAWTAIRRTVRKSLLEEVQELEARAVDPGAAVLRDASGRSLNERAHLLTRVFRKTPSSVGRSNSVQQTVSHGYAFSQEEHGVVSQSQVVRSYDTTRQRPSL; encoded by the exons TACCACCAAGTATGGGGTGCTCACTTTTCTCCCCCGGTTTCTGTATGAGCAGATCAGGCGGGCTGCCAACGCCTTCTTCCTGTTTATTGCACTCATGCAG CAAATCCCTGATGTATCACCAACCGGTCGCTACACCACGCTGGTCCCActcatcttcatcctcactGTGGCCGGGATCAAGGAGATCATAGAGGACTAT AAAAGACACAAAGCAGACAACACggtgaacaagaagaagacaacag TGCTGCGAAACGGAGCCTGGCAGACGATCATCTGGAAACAG gtggcagtaggAGACATAGTGAAAGTCACCAATGGCCAACACCTTCCAGCTGACATGGTTATTGTGTCCTCCAG CGAGCCACAAGCCATGTGTTACACTGAGACGTCCAACCTGGATGGAGAAACCAACCTGAAGATCAGACAG GGTCTCACGCTCACTGCTGGTGCTCAGTCCTTGGAGGATTTGATCGCTCTGTCTGGCCGTCTGGAGTGCGAAGGCCCCAACAGACACTTGTATGACTTCACTGGTACACTGCGGCTGGAAAACCAGAA TCCAGCTCCTCTGGGTCCAGACCAGGTGTTGCTGCGTGGCGCCCAGCTCAGAAACACGCAGTGGGTTGTGGGAATTGTTGTCTACACTGGCCACGACTCCAAGCTGATGCAG AATTCCACCAAAGCACCGCTGAAGCGCTCTAATGTGGAGCGGGTGACCAACATGCAGATCCTGGTCCTGTTTGGCATCCTGCTGGTCATGGCCCTCGTCAGCTCCGTGGGTGCTGCCATCTGGAACATAGAACACACTGAAGAATCCTGCTGGTACCTGTCCCGGGCTG gtgaCATCTCCACTAACTTTGCCTACAACCTGCTGACATTCATCATCCTGTACAACAACCTGATCCCCATCAGCCTGCTGGTCACTCTGGAGGTGGTCAAGTTCACACAGGCCCTCTTCATCAACTGG GACGTAGAGATGTACTACTCCGAGACGGACACACCGGCCATGGCTCGAACGTCCAATCTTAATGAGGAACTGGGCCAG GTGAAGTACCTCTTTTCCGACAAGACAGGAACCCTCACCTGTAACGTCATGCACTTTAAGAAGTGTACCATTGCGGGGATAACATATGG CCACTTCCCTGATCTTGACTGTGATCGTTCAATGGAAGACTTCAG CAATCTGCCGTCCAGCAGCAATAACTCTACAGAGTTTGACGACCCAGCTCTTATCCAGAACATCGAGAAGAATCAT CCCACGTCACCTCAAATCTGTGAGTTCCTGACAATGATGGCAGTGTGCCACACGGTGGtcccagagagagaggaaaaccAGATAATTTACCAGGCCTCTTCGCCAGATGAAGGAGCGCTCGTCAAAGGGGCCAAAGGGCTCGGCTTTGTCTTCACTGCAAGAACCCCGCATTCAGTCATAATCGAagct AGGGGAAAAGAGATGAGCTATGAGCTGCTGAATGTGCTGGAGTTTTCCAG TAACCGCAAACGTATGTCTGTGGTGGTCAGAACCCCCGACAGGAAGCTACGGCTGTACTGCAAAGGAGCT GATAATGTCATTTTTGAACGTCTGACTGAGGCGTCCCAGTACAAAGACCTAACTATTGCTCATCTTGAGCAGTTCGCAACTGAAG GCCTGAGGACTCTGTGTTTTGCCTATGTGGACCTGGAAGAAGAAGCCTACCAGGAATGGCTAAAGGAATACAATCGTATCAGCACAGTGCTGAAAGACCGGGCCCAGAAACTAGAGGAGTGTTATGAACTGCTGGAAAAG AACTTAATGCTGTTGGGCGCCACAGCCATAGAAGATCGTCTCCAGGCTGGCGTGCCAGAGACCATCGCCACTCTGATGAGGGCTGATATCAAGATCTGGGTTCTCACTGGGGACAAGCAGGAGACTGCCATCAATATAG GTTACTCCTGTCGCCTGGTGACACATGGCATGTCCCTCATCATCGTCAACGAAGACTCTTTGGAT GCTACTCGCGCAACATTGACAGCTCACTGTTCATCCCTGGGTGACTCTTTGAGGAAGGAAAATGAGCTGGCACTGATCATTGATGGTCAGACACTGAAATATGCACTGTCCTTCGAGCTCCGCCAGGCTTTCCTTGACTTGGCGTTGTCCTGCAAGGCTGTCATCTGCTGCCG AGTGTCTCCTCTGCAGAAGTCAGAGATTGTGGACATGGTGAAGAAACACGTGAAGGCCATCACACTCGCGATTGGCGACGGCGCAAACGACGTGGGCATGATTCAGACGGCTCACGTCGGAGTGGGGATCAGTGGCAACGAGGGCATGCAGGCCACCAACTCCTCCGACTACTCAATAGCACAG ttctcTTACCTAGAGAAGTTGCTGTTGGTCCATGGGGCGTGGAGCTACAACCGTGTCACCAAGTGCATCCTCTACTGTTTCTATAAGAATGTGGTCCTCTACATTATAGAG CTCTGGTTTGCCTTTGTCAACGGCTTCTCTGGCCAGATCCTTTTTGAGCGCTGGTGTATAGGCCTCTACAATGTG atATTTACTGCACTGCCTCCGTTCACTCTGGGGATATTTGACCGGCCGTGCAGCCAGCAGAACATGCTGCGTTTCCCACAGCTCTACCGAATCACCCAGAATGCCGAGGGCTTCAACACCAAG GTGTTTTGGGGTCACTGTATCAATGCACTGATTCATTCAATTATTCTCTTTTGGTTCCCACTTAAAATGTTAGAGCACG ACTCTCCCTTCAGTGACGGTAAAGGAAATGACTACCTGTTCGTCGGAAATATGGTCTACACA tatgtGGTAGTTACAGTATGTCTGAAAGCTGGAATGGAGACCACCGCTTGGACCAGG TTTTCCCACTTGGCGGTATGGGGAAGCATGGTGCTCTGGATGGTCTTCTTCGCTGTCTACTCCGCCATCTGGCCCACCATCCCCATTGCCCCCGACATGCTGGGCCAG GCTGGCAAGGTGATGCAGTGCTGGTACTTCTGGCTGGGCCTGATCCTGGTGCCTACTGCGTGTTTACTCAAAGACTTTGCTTGGACTGC CATACGTCGCACTGTGAGGAAGTCCCTtctggaggaggtgcaggagttGGAGGCTCGGGCTGTTGACCCAGGCGCTGCTGTACTTAGGGATGCCAGCGGCCGCAG TCTAAACGAACGGGCCCATCTGCTGACAAGAGTCTTTAGGAAAACACCTTCAAGCGTAGGACGCTCAAACTCGGTGCAGCAGACTGTGTCAC acGGCTATGCCTTCTCTCAGGAGGAGCACGGCGTGGTGTCCCAATCCCAGGTAGTGCGCTCCTACGACACCACCCGCCAACGCCCCAGCCTCTAG
- the atp8a2 gene encoding phospholipid-transporting ATPase IB isoform X1 codes for MYFNRRAKKIHSEGEQLVLTTIRQEASELQDPGQGAAAAMRACLTDRFDKTSPLSHQSNGAGPACSSAGYRKADDEMSGTTSQADPVDATARTVLLNRPQNTKFCDNHVSTTKYGVLTFLPRFLYEQIRRAANAFFLFIALMQQIPDVSPTGRYTTLVPLIFILTVAGIKEIIEDYKRHKADNTVNKKKTTVLRNGAWQTIIWKQVAVGDIVKVTNGQHLPADMVIVSSSEPQAMCYTETSNLDGETNLKIRQGLTLTAGAQSLEDLIALSGRLECEGPNRHLYDFTGTLRLENQNPAPLGPDQVLLRGAQLRNTQWVVGIVVYTGHDSKLMQNSTKAPLKRSNVERVTNMQILVLFGILLVMALVSSVGAAIWNIEHTEESCWYLSRAGDISTNFAYNLLTFIILYNNLIPISLLVTLEVVKFTQALFINWDVEMYYSETDTPAMARTSNLNEELGQVKYLFSDKTGTLTCNVMHFKKCTIAGITYGHFPDLDCDRSMEDFSNLPSSSNNSTEFDDPALIQNIEKNHPTSPQICEFLTMMAVCHTVVPEREENQIIYQASSPDEGALVKGAKGLGFVFTARTPHSVIIEARGKEMSYELLNVLEFSSNRKRMSVVVRTPDRKLRLYCKGADNVIFERLTEASQYKDLTIAHLEQFATEGLRTLCFAYVDLEEEAYQEWLKEYNRISTVLKDRAQKLEECYELLEKNLMLLGATAIEDRLQAGVPETIATLMRADIKIWVLTGDKQETAINIGYSCRLVTHGMSLIIVNEDSLDATRATLTAHCSSLGDSLRKENELALIIDGQTLKYALSFELRQAFLDLALSCKAVICCRVSPLQKSEIVDMVKKHVKAITLAIGDGANDVGMIQTAHVGVGISGNEGMQATNSSDYSIAQFSYLEKLLLVHGAWSYNRVTKCILYCFYKNVVLYIIELWFAFVNGFSGQILFERWCIGLYNVIFTALPPFTLGIFDRPCSQQNMLRFPQLYRITQNAEGFNTKVFWGHCINALIHSIILFWFPLKMLEHDSPFSDGKGNDYLFVGNMVYTYVVVTVCLKAGMETTAWTRFSHLAVWGSMVLWMVFFAVYSAIWPTIPIAPDMLGQAGKVMQCWYFWLGLILVPTACLLKDFAWTAIRRTVRKSLLEEVQELEARAVDPGAAVLRDASGRSLNERAHLLTRVFRKTPSSVGRSNSVQQTVSHGYAFSQEEHGVVSQSQVVRSYDTTRQRPSL; via the exons TACCACCAAGTATGGGGTGCTCACTTTTCTCCCCCGGTTTCTGTATGAGCAGATCAGGCGGGCTGCCAACGCCTTCTTCCTGTTTATTGCACTCATGCAG CAAATCCCTGATGTATCACCAACCGGTCGCTACACCACGCTGGTCCCActcatcttcatcctcactGTGGCCGGGATCAAGGAGATCATAGAGGACTAT AAAAGACACAAAGCAGACAACACggtgaacaagaagaagacaacag TGCTGCGAAACGGAGCCTGGCAGACGATCATCTGGAAACAG gtggcagtaggAGACATAGTGAAAGTCACCAATGGCCAACACCTTCCAGCTGACATGGTTATTGTGTCCTCCAG CGAGCCACAAGCCATGTGTTACACTGAGACGTCCAACCTGGATGGAGAAACCAACCTGAAGATCAGACAG GGTCTCACGCTCACTGCTGGTGCTCAGTCCTTGGAGGATTTGATCGCTCTGTCTGGCCGTCTGGAGTGCGAAGGCCCCAACAGACACTTGTATGACTTCACTGGTACACTGCGGCTGGAAAACCAGAA TCCAGCTCCTCTGGGTCCAGACCAGGTGTTGCTGCGTGGCGCCCAGCTCAGAAACACGCAGTGGGTTGTGGGAATTGTTGTCTACACTGGCCACGACTCCAAGCTGATGCAG AATTCCACCAAAGCACCGCTGAAGCGCTCTAATGTGGAGCGGGTGACCAACATGCAGATCCTGGTCCTGTTTGGCATCCTGCTGGTCATGGCCCTCGTCAGCTCCGTGGGTGCTGCCATCTGGAACATAGAACACACTGAAGAATCCTGCTGGTACCTGTCCCGGGCTG gtgaCATCTCCACTAACTTTGCCTACAACCTGCTGACATTCATCATCCTGTACAACAACCTGATCCCCATCAGCCTGCTGGTCACTCTGGAGGTGGTCAAGTTCACACAGGCCCTCTTCATCAACTGG GACGTAGAGATGTACTACTCCGAGACGGACACACCGGCCATGGCTCGAACGTCCAATCTTAATGAGGAACTGGGCCAG GTGAAGTACCTCTTTTCCGACAAGACAGGAACCCTCACCTGTAACGTCATGCACTTTAAGAAGTGTACCATTGCGGGGATAACATATGG CCACTTCCCTGATCTTGACTGTGATCGTTCAATGGAAGACTTCAG CAATCTGCCGTCCAGCAGCAATAACTCTACAGAGTTTGACGACCCAGCTCTTATCCAGAACATCGAGAAGAATCAT CCCACGTCACCTCAAATCTGTGAGTTCCTGACAATGATGGCAGTGTGCCACACGGTGGtcccagagagagaggaaaaccAGATAATTTACCAGGCCTCTTCGCCAGATGAAGGAGCGCTCGTCAAAGGGGCCAAAGGGCTCGGCTTTGTCTTCACTGCAAGAACCCCGCATTCAGTCATAATCGAagct AGGGGAAAAGAGATGAGCTATGAGCTGCTGAATGTGCTGGAGTTTTCCAG TAACCGCAAACGTATGTCTGTGGTGGTCAGAACCCCCGACAGGAAGCTACGGCTGTACTGCAAAGGAGCT GATAATGTCATTTTTGAACGTCTGACTGAGGCGTCCCAGTACAAAGACCTAACTATTGCTCATCTTGAGCAGTTCGCAACTGAAG GCCTGAGGACTCTGTGTTTTGCCTATGTGGACCTGGAAGAAGAAGCCTACCAGGAATGGCTAAAGGAATACAATCGTATCAGCACAGTGCTGAAAGACCGGGCCCAGAAACTAGAGGAGTGTTATGAACTGCTGGAAAAG AACTTAATGCTGTTGGGCGCCACAGCCATAGAAGATCGTCTCCAGGCTGGCGTGCCAGAGACCATCGCCACTCTGATGAGGGCTGATATCAAGATCTGGGTTCTCACTGGGGACAAGCAGGAGACTGCCATCAATATAG GTTACTCCTGTCGCCTGGTGACACATGGCATGTCCCTCATCATCGTCAACGAAGACTCTTTGGAT GCTACTCGCGCAACATTGACAGCTCACTGTTCATCCCTGGGTGACTCTTTGAGGAAGGAAAATGAGCTGGCACTGATCATTGATGGTCAGACACTGAAATATGCACTGTCCTTCGAGCTCCGCCAGGCTTTCCTTGACTTGGCGTTGTCCTGCAAGGCTGTCATCTGCTGCCG AGTGTCTCCTCTGCAGAAGTCAGAGATTGTGGACATGGTGAAGAAACACGTGAAGGCCATCACACTCGCGATTGGCGACGGCGCAAACGACGTGGGCATGATTCAGACGGCTCACGTCGGAGTGGGGATCAGTGGCAACGAGGGCATGCAGGCCACCAACTCCTCCGACTACTCAATAGCACAG ttctcTTACCTAGAGAAGTTGCTGTTGGTCCATGGGGCGTGGAGCTACAACCGTGTCACCAAGTGCATCCTCTACTGTTTCTATAAGAATGTGGTCCTCTACATTATAGAG CTCTGGTTTGCCTTTGTCAACGGCTTCTCTGGCCAGATCCTTTTTGAGCGCTGGTGTATAGGCCTCTACAATGTG atATTTACTGCACTGCCTCCGTTCACTCTGGGGATATTTGACCGGCCGTGCAGCCAGCAGAACATGCTGCGTTTCCCACAGCTCTACCGAATCACCCAGAATGCCGAGGGCTTCAACACCAAG GTGTTTTGGGGTCACTGTATCAATGCACTGATTCATTCAATTATTCTCTTTTGGTTCCCACTTAAAATGTTAGAGCACG ACTCTCCCTTCAGTGACGGTAAAGGAAATGACTACCTGTTCGTCGGAAATATGGTCTACACA tatgtGGTAGTTACAGTATGTCTGAAAGCTGGAATGGAGACCACCGCTTGGACCAGG TTTTCCCACTTGGCGGTATGGGGAAGCATGGTGCTCTGGATGGTCTTCTTCGCTGTCTACTCCGCCATCTGGCCCACCATCCCCATTGCCCCCGACATGCTGGGCCAG GCTGGCAAGGTGATGCAGTGCTGGTACTTCTGGCTGGGCCTGATCCTGGTGCCTACTGCGTGTTTACTCAAAGACTTTGCTTGGACTGC CATACGTCGCACTGTGAGGAAGTCCCTtctggaggaggtgcaggagttGGAGGCTCGGGCTGTTGACCCAGGCGCTGCTGTACTTAGGGATGCCAGCGGCCGCAG TCTAAACGAACGGGCCCATCTGCTGACAAGAGTCTTTAGGAAAACACCTTCAAGCGTAGGACGCTCAAACTCGGTGCAGCAGACTGTGTCAC acGGCTATGCCTTCTCTCAGGAGGAGCACGGCGTGGTGTCCCAATCCCAGGTAGTGCGCTCCTACGACACCACCCGCCAACGCCCCAGCCTCTAG
- the atp8a2 gene encoding phospholipid-transporting ATPase IB isoform X3, with amino-acid sequence MYFNRRAKKIHSEGEQLVLTTIRQEASELQDPGQGAAAAMRACLTDRFDKTSPLSHQSNGAGPACSSAGYRKADDEMSGTTSQADPVDATARTVLLNRPQNTKFCDNHVSTTKYGVLTFLPRFLYEQIRRAANAFFLFIALMQQIPDVSPTGRYTTLVPLIFILTVAGIKEIIEDYKRHKADNTVNKKKTTVLRNGAWQTIIWKQVAVGDIVKVTNGQHLPADMVIVSSSEPQAMCYTETSNLDGETNLKIRQGLTLTAGAQSLEDLIALSGRLECEGPNRHLYDFTGTLRLENQNPAPLGPDQVLLRGAQLRNTQWVVGIVVYTGHDSKLMQNSTKAPLKRSNVERVTNMQILVLFGILLVMALVSSVGAAIWNIEHTEESCWYLSRAGDISTNFAYNLLTFIILYNNLIPISLLVTLEVVKFTQALFINWDVEMYYSETDTPAMARTSNLNEELGQVKYLFSDKTGTLTCNVMHFKKCTIAGITYGNLPSSSNNSTEFDDPALIQNIEKNHPTSPQICEFLTMMAVCHTVVPEREENQIIYQASSPDEGALVKGAKGLGFVFTARTPHSVIIEARGKEMSYELLNVLEFSSNRKRMSVVVRTPDRKLRLYCKGADNVIFERLTEASQYKDLTIAHLEQFATEGLRTLCFAYVDLEEEAYQEWLKEYNRISTVLKDRAQKLEECYELLEKNLMLLGATAIEDRLQAGVPETIATLMRADIKIWVLTGDKQETAINIGYSCRLVTHGMSLIIVNEDSLDATRATLTAHCSSLGDSLRKENELALIIDGQTLKYALSFELRQAFLDLALSCKAVICCRVSPLQKSEIVDMVKKHVKAITLAIGDGANDVGMIQTAHVGVGISGNEGMQATNSSDYSIAQFSYLEKLLLVHGAWSYNRVTKCILYCFYKNVVLYIIELWFAFVNGFSGQILFERWCIGLYNVIFTALPPFTLGIFDRPCSQQNMLRFPQLYRITQNAEGFNTKVFWGHCINALIHSIILFWFPLKMLEHDSPFSDGKGNDYLFVGNMVYTYVVVTVCLKAGMETTAWTRFSHLAVWGSMVLWMVFFAVYSAIWPTIPIAPDMLGQAGKVMQCWYFWLGLILVPTACLLKDFAWTAIRRTVRKSLLEEVQELEARAVDPGAAVLRDASGRSLNERAHLLTRVFRKTPSSVGRSNSVQQTVSHGYAFSQEEHGVVSQSQVVRSYDTTRQRPSL; translated from the exons TACCACCAAGTATGGGGTGCTCACTTTTCTCCCCCGGTTTCTGTATGAGCAGATCAGGCGGGCTGCCAACGCCTTCTTCCTGTTTATTGCACTCATGCAG CAAATCCCTGATGTATCACCAACCGGTCGCTACACCACGCTGGTCCCActcatcttcatcctcactGTGGCCGGGATCAAGGAGATCATAGAGGACTAT AAAAGACACAAAGCAGACAACACggtgaacaagaagaagacaacag TGCTGCGAAACGGAGCCTGGCAGACGATCATCTGGAAACAG gtggcagtaggAGACATAGTGAAAGTCACCAATGGCCAACACCTTCCAGCTGACATGGTTATTGTGTCCTCCAG CGAGCCACAAGCCATGTGTTACACTGAGACGTCCAACCTGGATGGAGAAACCAACCTGAAGATCAGACAG GGTCTCACGCTCACTGCTGGTGCTCAGTCCTTGGAGGATTTGATCGCTCTGTCTGGCCGTCTGGAGTGCGAAGGCCCCAACAGACACTTGTATGACTTCACTGGTACACTGCGGCTGGAAAACCAGAA TCCAGCTCCTCTGGGTCCAGACCAGGTGTTGCTGCGTGGCGCCCAGCTCAGAAACACGCAGTGGGTTGTGGGAATTGTTGTCTACACTGGCCACGACTCCAAGCTGATGCAG AATTCCACCAAAGCACCGCTGAAGCGCTCTAATGTGGAGCGGGTGACCAACATGCAGATCCTGGTCCTGTTTGGCATCCTGCTGGTCATGGCCCTCGTCAGCTCCGTGGGTGCTGCCATCTGGAACATAGAACACACTGAAGAATCCTGCTGGTACCTGTCCCGGGCTG gtgaCATCTCCACTAACTTTGCCTACAACCTGCTGACATTCATCATCCTGTACAACAACCTGATCCCCATCAGCCTGCTGGTCACTCTGGAGGTGGTCAAGTTCACACAGGCCCTCTTCATCAACTGG GACGTAGAGATGTACTACTCCGAGACGGACACACCGGCCATGGCTCGAACGTCCAATCTTAATGAGGAACTGGGCCAG GTGAAGTACCTCTTTTCCGACAAGACAGGAACCCTCACCTGTAACGTCATGCACTTTAAGAAGTGTACCATTGCGGGGATAACATATGG CAATCTGCCGTCCAGCAGCAATAACTCTACAGAGTTTGACGACCCAGCTCTTATCCAGAACATCGAGAAGAATCAT CCCACGTCACCTCAAATCTGTGAGTTCCTGACAATGATGGCAGTGTGCCACACGGTGGtcccagagagagaggaaaaccAGATAATTTACCAGGCCTCTTCGCCAGATGAAGGAGCGCTCGTCAAAGGGGCCAAAGGGCTCGGCTTTGTCTTCACTGCAAGAACCCCGCATTCAGTCATAATCGAagct AGGGGAAAAGAGATGAGCTATGAGCTGCTGAATGTGCTGGAGTTTTCCAG TAACCGCAAACGTATGTCTGTGGTGGTCAGAACCCCCGACAGGAAGCTACGGCTGTACTGCAAAGGAGCT GATAATGTCATTTTTGAACGTCTGACTGAGGCGTCCCAGTACAAAGACCTAACTATTGCTCATCTTGAGCAGTTCGCAACTGAAG GCCTGAGGACTCTGTGTTTTGCCTATGTGGACCTGGAAGAAGAAGCCTACCAGGAATGGCTAAAGGAATACAATCGTATCAGCACAGTGCTGAAAGACCGGGCCCAGAAACTAGAGGAGTGTTATGAACTGCTGGAAAAG AACTTAATGCTGTTGGGCGCCACAGCCATAGAAGATCGTCTCCAGGCTGGCGTGCCAGAGACCATCGCCACTCTGATGAGGGCTGATATCAAGATCTGGGTTCTCACTGGGGACAAGCAGGAGACTGCCATCAATATAG GTTACTCCTGTCGCCTGGTGACACATGGCATGTCCCTCATCATCGTCAACGAAGACTCTTTGGAT GCTACTCGCGCAACATTGACAGCTCACTGTTCATCCCTGGGTGACTCTTTGAGGAAGGAAAATGAGCTGGCACTGATCATTGATGGTCAGACACTGAAATATGCACTGTCCTTCGAGCTCCGCCAGGCTTTCCTTGACTTGGCGTTGTCCTGCAAGGCTGTCATCTGCTGCCG AGTGTCTCCTCTGCAGAAGTCAGAGATTGTGGACATGGTGAAGAAACACGTGAAGGCCATCACACTCGCGATTGGCGACGGCGCAAACGACGTGGGCATGATTCAGACGGCTCACGTCGGAGTGGGGATCAGTGGCAACGAGGGCATGCAGGCCACCAACTCCTCCGACTACTCAATAGCACAG ttctcTTACCTAGAGAAGTTGCTGTTGGTCCATGGGGCGTGGAGCTACAACCGTGTCACCAAGTGCATCCTCTACTGTTTCTATAAGAATGTGGTCCTCTACATTATAGAG CTCTGGTTTGCCTTTGTCAACGGCTTCTCTGGCCAGATCCTTTTTGAGCGCTGGTGTATAGGCCTCTACAATGTG atATTTACTGCACTGCCTCCGTTCACTCTGGGGATATTTGACCGGCCGTGCAGCCAGCAGAACATGCTGCGTTTCCCACAGCTCTACCGAATCACCCAGAATGCCGAGGGCTTCAACACCAAG GTGTTTTGGGGTCACTGTATCAATGCACTGATTCATTCAATTATTCTCTTTTGGTTCCCACTTAAAATGTTAGAGCACG ACTCTCCCTTCAGTGACGGTAAAGGAAATGACTACCTGTTCGTCGGAAATATGGTCTACACA tatgtGGTAGTTACAGTATGTCTGAAAGCTGGAATGGAGACCACCGCTTGGACCAGG TTTTCCCACTTGGCGGTATGGGGAAGCATGGTGCTCTGGATGGTCTTCTTCGCTGTCTACTCCGCCATCTGGCCCACCATCCCCATTGCCCCCGACATGCTGGGCCAG GCTGGCAAGGTGATGCAGTGCTGGTACTTCTGGCTGGGCCTGATCCTGGTGCCTACTGCGTGTTTACTCAAAGACTTTGCTTGGACTGC CATACGTCGCACTGTGAGGAAGTCCCTtctggaggaggtgcaggagttGGAGGCTCGGGCTGTTGACCCAGGCGCTGCTGTACTTAGGGATGCCAGCGGCCGCAG TCTAAACGAACGGGCCCATCTGCTGACAAGAGTCTTTAGGAAAACACCTTCAAGCGTAGGACGCTCAAACTCGGTGCAGCAGACTGTGTCAC acGGCTATGCCTTCTCTCAGGAGGAGCACGGCGTGGTGTCCCAATCCCAGGTAGTGCGCTCCTACGACACCACCCGCCAACGCCCCAGCCTCTAG